The proteins below are encoded in one region of Clostridium estertheticum:
- a CDS encoding ice-binding family protein: MCYASPTSNNLTTAVSDLETAYTDAAGRASNYNELYTGDISGQTLTPGVYKWGIGVSINSDVTLSGGPNDVFIFQVAKGITQASGTIGKNKLNNKTLRLSQSLLLIYNIYFQLYN; the protein is encoded by the coding sequence ATATGTTATGCCTCTCCAACTTCAAATAATCTTACTACAGCTGTTAGTGACCTGGAAACAGCGTACACTGATGCTGCTGGAAGAGCTTCAAATTATAACGAACTGTATACTGGAGACATTAGTGGACAGACACTTACACCAGGGGTTTACAAGTGGGGAATCGGTGTTTCAATAAATTCTGATGTCACTCTAAGTGGTGGACCAAATGATGTTTTCATTTTCCAAGTAGCTAAAGGAATTACCCAAGCGAGTGGCACTATTGGTAAAAATAAGCTAAATAATAAAACTCTGAGATTATCCCAGAGCTTACTTTTAATTTACAATATTTATTTTCAATTATATAATTAA
- a CDS encoding HAD family hydrolase, which translates to MDKNQGDFMLKAVIFDMDGVIIDSEPAHMRLENETYKKLGIEVTNDEHHSFVGATSHYMWEALKNKYKLNQTLDELIEYDRSKYFKYLNSDECEITLIDGVKELIKDFHENGIKLAIASSSPLNVIMAIASKFQIEEYFEVFVTGDYVQRSKPEPDIFLFASEKLGVSPENCIVIEDSHNGVRAAKKAGMKCVGINSGAAGSQDISMADLVINSFKEVDYIKLS; encoded by the coding sequence TTGGATAAAAACCAGGGTGATTTTATGCTAAAAGCTGTTATATTTGATATGGATGGAGTAATTATTGATAGTGAACCAGCACATATGAGGCTGGAAAATGAGACTTATAAAAAATTAGGCATAGAGGTTACAAACGATGAGCATCACTCTTTTGTAGGCGCAACTTCTCACTATATGTGGGAAGCTCTAAAAAATAAATATAAGCTTAATCAAACACTTGATGAGTTAATTGAATATGATCGAAGTAAGTATTTTAAATACCTTAATTCAGATGAATGCGAAATAACTCTTATTGATGGGGTGAAAGAGCTAATTAAAGACTTTCATGAGAATGGAATAAAGCTAGCCATTGCGTCATCCTCTCCACTAAATGTAATTATGGCTATTGCAAGTAAATTTCAAATAGAAGAATACTTTGAAGTTTTTGTTACCGGTGACTATGTACAGAGAAGTAAGCCTGAACCAGATATATTTCTTTTTGCTTCAGAGAAGCTTGGTGTAAGCCCGGAAAATTGTATAGTTATTGAGGATTCTCATAACGGGGTTCGTGCTGCTAAAAAAGCAGGTATGAAGTGTGTAGGAATTAATAGCGGTGCTGCAGGAAGTCAAGACATTTCCATGGCAGATTTAGTGATAAACAGCTTTAAAGAAGTGGATTATATTAAATTAAGTTAA
- a CDS encoding sensor histidine kinase: protein MEIKKISLQGYIIKFIFKIGFSSIMFLFVIFLIFSYMGSSGILLSANHSQQLIEKAKTNIKSAKLVTPQLIPDNLKYVILDKQTLKTINGTMNKSETEKAKINVKNHQPGTNVYEVIERPESYCVIHYQLIVQFANPIFRRLIPYPEITIFAIFVVILLIALYALSLQFSNKIKKELNKFSLITEKIEQQDLDFEVQPTYFVEHKKVMDSLDSLRHSLKKSLTYQFEQEKNKQEQISSLAHDIKIPITIIKGNAELLSLTQKDEKALDYTNEIIGATSEIEEYTQLLIDTSQNDQIFTMHKETNNINEFLNMIQKDTLASIGNRDIRFGLDNHMPKEVIWSIDYSSMKRTFMNIIINALEYTPNETSLNLEVSLKDNLASFVITDSGKGFSSEALKKATEMFYTNNKSRSQTGHYGIGLAFADKVIKVHNGTLRIQNDIYTGGGQIIILLPVELPY from the coding sequence GTGGAAATAAAAAAAATATCCTTGCAAGGATATATTATTAAATTTATTTTTAAAATAGGATTTTCTTCTATAATGTTTTTATTTGTTATTTTTCTTATTTTCAGTTATATGGGAAGTTCCGGCATTCTTCTATCAGCCAACCATTCACAACAATTGATAGAAAAGGCTAAAACAAATATAAAAAGTGCTAAACTAGTAACTCCTCAATTAATACCCGACAACTTAAAATATGTGATTTTAGATAAACAAACTTTAAAGACTATTAATGGAACTATGAATAAATCCGAAACTGAAAAAGCAAAAATCAATGTTAAAAACCATCAACCAGGAACTAATGTTTATGAGGTAATTGAGCGTCCAGAATCATACTGTGTCATTCATTACCAATTGATTGTCCAATTTGCGAATCCGATATTTCGAAGGCTAATACCTTATCCTGAGATAACTATCTTTGCAATTTTTGTTGTTATTTTATTAATTGCGCTATATGCGCTTTCTTTACAGTTTTCAAACAAAATAAAAAAAGAATTAAACAAATTTAGTTTGATCACCGAAAAAATTGAGCAGCAGGATCTGGATTTTGAAGTTCAGCCTACCTATTTTGTAGAACATAAAAAGGTTATGGATTCCTTGGACAGTTTGCGTCATAGCCTTAAAAAGTCCTTAACTTACCAATTTGAGCAAGAAAAAAACAAGCAGGAACAGATTAGTTCATTGGCACATGACATTAAGATACCTATTACCATTATTAAAGGAAATGCAGAACTCTTAAGTCTTACACAAAAAGATGAAAAAGCATTAGACTATACAAATGAAATTATAGGAGCAACAAGTGAAATCGAAGAATACACACAACTGTTGATTGATACATCCCAAAATGATCAAATTTTTACCATGCATAAAGAAACAAACAATATAAATGAATTTCTAAATATGATTCAAAAGGATACACTTGCTTCTATAGGGAATCGTGATATTCGTTTTGGACTGGATAATCATATGCCAAAAGAAGTAATATGGAGCATTGATTATTCTTCAATGAAACGGACATTTATGAATATTATTATAAACGCACTTGAATATACTCCGAATGAAACATCATTAAATTTAGAGGTTTCTCTGAAAGATAATTTAGCTTCTTTTGTTATTACTGACTCTGGAAAAGGGTTTTCTTCTGAAGCCTTAAAAAAAGCTACAGAAATGTTTTATACAAATAATAAAAGCCGAAGTCAAACAGGACATTACGGTATCGGATTAGCTTTTGCTGATAAGGTAATTAAGGTTCATAATGGTACGCTTCGTATACAAAATGATATATATACAGGCGGTGGACAAATTATAATATTATTGCCAGTAGAGTTGCCATATTAA
- a CDS encoding MarR family winged helix-turn-helix transcriptional regulator, with the protein MNYDLHRTVGFFINRTHAMMKNNLKKLFKQHDITHEQWIILSCLKDNDGCIQKELAEKIDKDKAAITRLVDALEKRKLIKRECNANDRRVFLVYLTEEGRNIQEKLAPLSEVSSNQALKGLSEEETKQLKLLLIKILSNLHEGEGKNGDR; encoded by the coding sequence ATGAATTATGATTTACATAGAACAGTTGGTTTTTTTATTAATAGAACTCATGCAATGATGAAAAATAATTTGAAAAAATTATTTAAGCAACATGATATAACTCATGAACAGTGGATTATATTAAGTTGTTTAAAGGATAATGACGGATGTATTCAAAAGGAATTAGCTGAAAAAATTGATAAAGATAAAGCAGCTATAACAAGATTGGTAGATGCATTAGAAAAAAGGAAACTAATCAAACGTGAGTGTAATGCTAATGATAGAAGAGTATTTTTAGTATACCTTACTGAAGAAGGTCGAAACATACAAGAAAAACTAGCTCCATTATCGGAAGTATCTTCTAATCAGGCATTAAAAGGATTAAGTGAAGAAGAAACTAAGCAGCTAAAATTGTTATTAATTAAAATATTATCAAATTTACATGAGGGAGAGGGTAAAAATGGAGATAGATAA
- a CDS encoding TetR/AcrR family transcriptional regulator → MSNKVNVREKFIETASRLFQIKGYNATGLNEILTKSGAPKGSLYYHFPKGKEQLALESVNLAGQKIITKIINALDSIEDPIEAIKFNIENIAILIDNEKSTPDISISLIALETYITSEILRKACDEIFTSLENIYAEKLINSGISKDKAYELGCVIAAMVEGGITLSLTKKNGDSLRILAKQIPNLINI, encoded by the coding sequence ATGAGTAATAAGGTAAATGTAAGAGAAAAATTTATAGAAACTGCATCAAGACTTTTTCAAATTAAGGGATATAACGCAACTGGGCTAAATGAGATTTTAACAAAAAGTGGAGCGCCAAAAGGATCGTTATATTATCATTTTCCTAAAGGAAAAGAGCAACTTGCATTAGAATCTGTAAACTTAGCAGGTCAAAAAATAATAACTAAAATAATTAATGCATTAGACAGTATCGAAGATCCAATTGAAGCTATTAAATTTAATATAGAAAACATTGCAATACTAATTGATAATGAGAAAAGTACTCCAGATATTTCTATAAGTTTAATAGCTTTAGAGACATATATAACAAGTGAAATTTTAAGGAAAGCTTGCGACGAGATATTTACTTCATTGGAAAATATATATGCAGAAAAATTAATCAACTCTGGAATTAGTAAAGATAAAGCATATGAATTAGGTTGTGTAATTGCTGCAATGGTAGAAGGCGGAATTACCTTATCACTTACAAAGAAAAATGGTGATTCACTTAGAATCCTAGCTAAACAAATACCTAATTTAATAAATATATAA
- a CDS encoding methyl-accepting chemotaxis protein — MKKKISTKIVIAIVSCSILVSTLVGIASIVKSTSIIKKEATENLLNIASSRGNEYTVHTTKVENTVKELSGLVIGTIDVSKVKDKNYMNAYENQLSPLINNLGVSNTGIVGLYMNFDPKFTDGSKAYDVAYYYDEQKKEGNVNNNSYLLKDYKESNKNLNWYYSATKAKQGVWSKPYIDPASNNVNMISYTLPVYDNNKLVGVAGMDISFESLKKIILNTKICDTGSAFLLDKDYSFVVDTDQKSTDKLDTLEDGKYKFITDELSNKKSMVLETNFEGHKQMMSYYTLNNSQIMGVKVPSSEVFKTLNDSIYIILLIITIGIILSLIIALIIGRRISRPIEVATGFIGRLAELDLTYNDNNQMMSSKDEIGIMGNSLIKLREELIKVVGELIKDSAEVLASSNDISATTKKISSKMELINESVKQVSLGAEQLSATTQEVNATTESIAQNVANVTGRANEGTEISNNIEVKAKQVRITAENSSSTTNKLYLEKQENILKAIKDGSVVSEVKIMATEIGDIASQTNLLALNAAIEAARAGEQGKGFAVVADEVRKLAEASEATVKKIQEVTEKVENAFQNLTSNAQDVLCFIDTKVKPDYDLFVDTSKQYGSDAVKTNMISADIGASMNIVNETISEIRDAIENISATAEESVASSEEISATVNESVMAVQKISKSSQNQAILADKLNNIVQKFKL; from the coding sequence TTGAAAAAGAAAATTAGCACTAAAATAGTTATTGCTATAGTGAGTTGTTCAATTTTAGTATCAACGCTTGTGGGAATTGCAAGTATTGTTAAATCTACAAGTATAATTAAGAAGGAAGCCACAGAGAACTTATTAAATATAGCTTCTAGTAGAGGAAATGAATACACAGTACATACTACGAAGGTGGAAAACACTGTAAAGGAATTATCTGGACTAGTAATAGGCACAATAGACGTATCTAAGGTTAAAGACAAAAATTATATGAATGCGTATGAAAACCAGTTAAGTCCTTTAATAAATAATTTAGGTGTTAGTAATACTGGAATTGTAGGGTTATATATGAATTTTGATCCTAAATTCACAGATGGAAGTAAGGCTTACGATGTGGCTTATTACTATGATGAACAAAAGAAAGAGGGTAATGTTAACAACAATTCATATTTATTAAAGGATTATAAGGAAAGTAATAAAAATTTAAATTGGTATTATAGCGCAACTAAAGCTAAACAAGGGGTATGGTCAAAACCTTATATAGACCCAGCCAGTAATAACGTAAACATGATATCATATACATTACCTGTATATGATAATAATAAATTAGTTGGAGTTGCAGGTATGGATATTTCCTTTGAAAGTTTGAAAAAGATAATTTTAAATACAAAGATATGTGATACAGGTTCTGCATTTTTGCTAGATAAAGATTACAGTTTTGTAGTTGATACGGACCAAAAATCAACGGATAAATTAGACACTTTAGAAGATGGAAAATATAAATTTATAACCGATGAATTAAGTAATAAAAAATCTATGGTGCTCGAGACAAACTTTGAGGGGCATAAGCAGATGATGAGTTATTATACGTTGAATAATAGTCAGATTATGGGAGTAAAAGTGCCGAGTTCAGAAGTGTTCAAAACTTTAAATGATTCAATATATATTATTCTTTTAATTATCACTATAGGAATTATACTTTCATTAATTATTGCATTAATTATTGGCAGAAGAATATCTAGACCAATAGAAGTTGCAACAGGTTTTATTGGTAGATTAGCTGAGCTGGATTTAACTTATAATGACAATAATCAAATGATGTCAAGCAAGGATGAAATAGGTATTATGGGAAACAGTTTAATAAAATTAAGGGAAGAATTAATAAAAGTTGTTGGAGAATTAATAAAGGATTCCGCTGAGGTATTAGCATCTTCAAATGATATTTCTGCTACAACAAAAAAAATATCATCAAAAATGGAGCTTATCAATGAATCGGTAAAGCAAGTATCTTTAGGTGCAGAACAGTTAAGTGCCACTACGCAGGAAGTAAATGCAACCACAGAAAGTATAGCACAGAATGTGGCTAATGTTACTGGACGTGCAAATGAGGGAACTGAGATTTCAAATAATATAGAAGTAAAAGCTAAGCAAGTTAGAATAACTGCCGAAAATAGCTCTAGTACCACAAATAAATTATATTTAGAGAAGCAAGAAAACATATTAAAAGCAATTAAAGATGGTAGTGTTGTTAGTGAAGTTAAGATAATGGCTACGGAAATAGGGGATATTGCAAGTCAAACAAATCTTCTTGCACTTAATGCAGCTATTGAAGCAGCAAGAGCAGGAGAACAAGGTAAGGGCTTTGCCGTAGTTGCTGACGAAGTTAGAAAATTAGCTGAGGCGTCAGAGGCTACAGTTAAAAAGATTCAGGAGGTAACTGAAAAAGTTGAAAATGCATTCCAAAATCTTACCAGCAACGCTCAGGATGTATTATGCTTTATTGATACTAAGGTTAAACCTGATTATGATCTATTTGTAGATACAAGTAAGCAATACGGCTCAGATGCCGTAAAAACCAATATGATATCTGCGGATATTGGAGCTTCAATGAATATAGTAAATGAAACTATATCAGAGATTAGAGATGCAATTGAAAATATATCGGCTACAGCTGAGGAATCGGTTGCTAGCTCCGAGGAAATATCAGCAACCGTTAATGAATCTGTTATGGCAGTCCAAAAAATATCAAAATCTTCTCAAAATCAAGCCATATTAGCAGATAAGCTAAATAATATAGTTCAAAAATTTAAGCTATGA
- a CDS encoding NADH:flavin oxidoreductase has protein sequence MKNLFEKTTINNIEVKNRFIRAATWDEMAEDDGHINNAFIQRYEYLAKGGVGLILTGYAFISKDEKPNPGMSGIYDDSFIEEYKILVDKVHKYETKIAMQIVYGGSQTEHPNASEMNIYGPSAIKNIVSGITPKEATKADIKMIVAKFGDAAVRVKKAGFDAVEIHAAHGYLLSQFLTPYYNRRTDEYGGDIHNRARIIYEVIEEIRRRVGKDYPIMIKINFDDFMDKNQGLSKEESIEVFKRIDKLGIDMIEPSAVNLSSGEGKVPFLKGINTVDKQSYFKEAVMNIASVVNAKVILVGGNRNMDLMNEILNTTQIQYFSLSRTLLCEPDLINKWSDNKDYKPKCISCNKCWDEIPNSCIFNR, from the coding sequence ATGAAAAATTTATTTGAGAAAACGACCATTAATAATATAGAGGTTAAAAACAGATTTATTAGAGCTGCTACTTGGGATGAGATGGCGGAAGATGATGGTCATATAAATAACGCATTTATTCAGCGATATGAGTATTTAGCAAAGGGCGGGGTTGGATTAATACTAACCGGGTATGCATTTATATCAAAGGATGAGAAACCTAACCCTGGCATGTCTGGAATTTATGATGATTCTTTTATTGAAGAATATAAGATTTTAGTAGATAAAGTACATAAATATGAAACTAAGATTGCAATGCAAATAGTATATGGAGGGTCTCAAACTGAGCATCCAAATGCCAGTGAAATGAACATATACGGACCTTCAGCTATAAAAAATATAGTAAGTGGAATTACACCAAAGGAAGCTACAAAAGCGGATATAAAAATGATTGTTGCAAAATTTGGTGATGCGGCGGTGAGAGTAAAAAAAGCTGGCTTTGATGCCGTAGAAATTCATGCAGCCCATGGATATTTATTAAGCCAATTTTTAACACCTTATTATAATAGAAGAACCGATGAATATGGTGGAGATATACATAACAGAGCAAGAATAATTTATGAAGTAATAGAGGAAATAAGAAGAAGGGTTGGCAAAGATTATCCAATTATGATAAAAATTAATTTTGATGACTTTATGGATAAAAATCAAGGCCTTAGCAAAGAGGAATCTATAGAAGTTTTTAAAAGAATTGATAAACTAGGAATAGATATGATTGAACCTAGTGCAGTTAACCTATCTTCTGGAGAAGGTAAAGTTCCATTTTTAAAAGGAATTAATACTGTAGATAAGCAATCATATTTTAAAGAAGCTGTAATGAATATTGCAAGTGTTGTAAACGCCAAGGTAATTCTAGTTGGAGGAAATAGAAATATGGATTTAATGAATGAAATTTTAAATACTACCCAAATTCAATATTTCTCATTATCTAGAACTTTACTTTGTGAGCCAGATTTAATTAATAAATGGAGTGATAACAAGGATTATAAGCCTAAATGTATTTCCTGTAATAAATGTTGGGATGAGATACCAAATTCTTGTATTTTTAATAGATAA
- a CDS encoding MDR family MFS transporter → METTKPTKKFNSTAIIGVLAFSAFLAVFNETILNVALSPLMKEMNVTAGTVQWIITAYMIVVSVMVPITAFLIQTFETKHLFLGAMTLLLVGTICAACSSSFAMLLISRMLQASGTGMMIPLLMNTVLLVTPPEKHGAAMGICGCVISIGPALGPTVSGILLQFFSWHALFIMLIPLILIAMILGSIYLVNVSTLTKPKIDFISIILSSVGIGGVIYGISSFSGDGNMKIISLIFIVGIISLIMFVKRQLSLKEPMLEMRIFKYPLFSVGVVLVMLTMMTMFTMNVMLPMFLQGALKTTTFVAAMVLLPASLACGVVTPIGGKIYDKFGVKVLIPVGFTIILVALFVLSRSNNDTSLIKIMVSYIVVCIGVGLTMSPCQTSSLNQLPKEAYPHGIAVMNTLQQISAALGSSLFIGIMSASQLKALNNSATEQIAVATGFQSSATVAVIFVLVGLCLSFTLRFGNKNSCSTSDLSLENEKVSGL, encoded by the coding sequence ATGGAAACAACAAAACCTACAAAAAAATTCAATTCAACCGCAATTATAGGAGTATTAGCCTTCAGCGCATTTTTAGCTGTATTTAATGAAACTATATTAAATGTAGCATTATCTCCTCTTATGAAGGAAATGAATGTTACAGCAGGAACGGTGCAATGGATAATTACTGCATACATGATAGTTGTATCAGTTATGGTACCAATTACAGCGTTTCTAATTCAAACATTTGAAACAAAACATTTATTTTTAGGGGCAATGACATTACTTTTAGTTGGAACAATATGTGCAGCTTGTTCGAGCTCTTTTGCAATGTTACTTATTTCAAGAATGTTACAGGCCTCTGGAACTGGAATGATGATTCCACTTCTGATGAATACAGTATTATTGGTAACCCCACCAGAAAAGCATGGAGCGGCTATGGGAATTTGTGGTTGTGTAATTTCAATTGGACCAGCACTTGGACCAACAGTTTCAGGAATTTTATTACAATTTTTTAGTTGGCATGCATTATTTATAATGTTAATACCACTTATACTAATAGCTATGATTTTAGGTTCAATTTATTTAGTTAATGTGTCAACTCTAACAAAGCCTAAAATCGATTTTATATCAATCATATTATCAAGCGTCGGAATTGGGGGAGTTATATATGGTATAAGTAGTTTTAGTGGTGATGGAAATATGAAGATTATTAGTTTAATATTTATTGTTGGAATAATATCATTAATTATGTTTGTTAAACGTCAATTGTCTTTAAAAGAACCAATGTTAGAAATGCGTATATTTAAATATCCTTTATTTTCAGTAGGGGTAGTACTTGTTATGTTAACAATGATGACAATGTTCACTATGAACGTAATGTTACCTATGTTCCTTCAAGGAGCCCTTAAAACAACAACCTTTGTAGCCGCTATGGTATTACTTCCAGCATCGCTTGCTTGTGGAGTTGTAACTCCAATAGGCGGAAAAATTTATGATAAATTTGGAGTGAAAGTACTAATACCAGTAGGTTTTACTATAATCCTTGTGGCATTATTCGTTTTATCACGTTCAAATAATGATACATCTCTTATTAAGATTATGGTTTCATATATAGTAGTCTGCATTGGAGTTGGGCTTACAATGTCACCTTGTCAAACGAGTTCTCTTAACCAACTACCAAAAGAAGCTTACCCACATGGAATAGCGGTTATGAATACCCTTCAACAAATATCAGCAGCACTTGGTTCCTCATTATTTATTGGTATTATGTCAGCTTCCCAGCTAAAAGCCTTAAATAATTCAGCTACAGAGCAAATTGCAGTGGCTACTGGATTTCAGTCAAGTGCAACAGTCGCAGTCATATTTGTTTTAGTAGGACTTTGTTTATCCTTTACTTTAAGATTTGGAAATAAGAATTCTTGTTCAACCTCTGATTTAAGCTTAGAAAACGAAAAAGTGAGCGGTCTTTAA
- a CDS encoding MFS transporter, translating to MEIDKSQHKKILITVGVATFMSALDASIINVALPQIQTYFNQPMATIEWIVLSYLLVISSLLLTYGKLGDMYGHKKMQLLGFVIFTVSSFICGISPNIVTLIIARGVQAIGAGMLMSMGPAIITDVTCVKDRGKALGINAVAISIALTSGPILGGILTSVLGWQSIFFVNVPIGIIGYIMCNKFIPDMSKKSNEKFDILGAVLVFLALVSLLIPLSIGNEVGWTNSLVIFLILFSIILFAMFIVTEMKSKNPMLVLSLFRNREFTLSNIALLVSFAAQFFINILMPFYFQQLRSMSPAKTGFMLIPIPLASLIVTPISGILCDKIDSKKLCFIGMSISTVGIVLLSFFNYNSSTMQIVICFLIIGAGFGLFQTPNTYTIMNSVSKKMSGTASSVQATMRNIGMVLGVAAVNSIFISQQNHFNITLKLQGLTGNALSVQSFTGAFHVTYIIATIIAAASAIVSLRSCYEKKKEKIEKVA from the coding sequence ATGGAGATAGATAAATCACAACATAAAAAGATTTTAATAACTGTTGGAGTAGCTACATTTATGTCGGCTTTAGACGCTAGTATTATAAATGTCGCACTTCCACAGATACAAACTTATTTTAATCAACCAATGGCTACAATCGAATGGATTGTATTGTCCTATTTACTAGTAATAAGCAGTCTTTTATTAACTTACGGAAAACTTGGAGATATGTATGGCCATAAAAAAATGCAGCTTTTAGGTTTTGTGATTTTTACGGTTTCTTCATTTATATGTGGTATTTCACCAAATATAGTTACTTTGATTATTGCACGTGGGGTTCAGGCTATAGGTGCTGGTATGCTTATGTCTATGGGACCAGCTATTATTACTGATGTTACTTGCGTAAAAGATAGAGGTAAAGCACTTGGAATTAATGCTGTAGCTATATCTATTGCATTGACTTCAGGACCTATACTCGGAGGGATTTTAACTTCCGTTTTAGGTTGGCAAAGTATATTTTTCGTAAATGTTCCTATAGGAATAATTGGATATATAATGTGTAATAAATTTATACCTGATATGTCAAAAAAATCTAATGAGAAATTCGACATATTAGGAGCCGTTTTAGTATTTCTAGCATTGGTATCGCTATTAATACCATTAAGCATTGGTAATGAAGTAGGTTGGACTAATTCTCTTGTAATTTTTTTGATATTATTTTCTATTATATTATTTGCAATGTTTATAGTTACAGAGATGAAATCTAAGAATCCAATGTTAGTATTAAGTTTATTTAGAAACAGGGAGTTTACACTTTCTAATATTGCATTACTTGTAAGTTTTGCAGCACAGTTTTTTATCAATATTCTAATGCCATTTTATTTTCAGCAATTGAGATCTATGTCTCCAGCAAAGACTGGTTTTATGTTAATTCCAATACCACTTGCATCTTTAATTGTGACACCGATAAGTGGTATTTTGTGTGATAAAATTGATTCTAAAAAATTGTGTTTTATAGGTATGTCAATTTCTACTGTAGGAATAGTTTTATTAAGTTTTTTTAATTATAATTCTTCTACAATGCAAATTGTAATTTGCTTTTTAATTATAGGTGCGGGTTTCGGTTTATTCCAAACGCCTAATACCTATACAATAATGAATAGTGTGTCAAAAAAAATGAGTGGTACGGCATCAAGTGTGCAGGCAACAATGAGAAACATTGGAATGGTGCTCGGTGTAGCCGCTGTTAACTCTATATTTATATCACAACAAAATCACTTTAATATAACACTTAAATTGCAAGGATTAACTGGTAATGCACTTAGTGTTCAGTCGTTTACTGGAGCGTTCCACGTTACCTATATAATTGCGACTATAATTGCGGCGGCTTCAGCTATAGTTTCACTAAGAAGCTGTTATGAAAAAAAGAAAGAAAAAATTGAAAAGGTAGCTTAA